One segment of Shewanella piezotolerans WP3 DNA contains the following:
- a CDS encoding FKBP-type peptidyl-prolyl cis-trans isomerase — translation MSIKDDSVVQFNYTLRDEQGEVLESNEGLDPIAYLHGHDNMMPGVENALVGKEVGAKFSVTLPASETYGERNEDAEQRVSVKHLQGAKVWKAGMRALISTDQGQRQVTIIKMGKFMATVDVNHPLAGRELTFDLEVAEVRDATSEEIAHGHAHGKGGHQH, via the coding sequence ATGAGTATTAAAGATGATTCTGTAGTGCAATTTAACTACACATTACGTGATGAACAGGGCGAAGTTTTAGAGAGCAACGAAGGTCTTGATCCTATTGCGTACCTTCATGGTCACGACAATATGATGCCGGGTGTTGAGAATGCACTGGTTGGTAAAGAGGTGGGGGCTAAGTTTTCTGTCACATTGCCTGCTAGTGAAACTTACGGTGAGCGTAACGAAGATGCAGAACAACGTGTATCAGTTAAACACCTGCAAGGCGCTAAAGTATGGAAGGCTGGAATGCGCGCTTTGATCAGCACAGATCAAGGTCAACGCCAAGTGACCATTATTAAAATGGGCAAGTTCATGGCAACTGTGGATGTTAACCACCCACTAGCAGGTCGGGAATTAACATTTGACTTAGAAGTTGCAGAGGTACGTGACGCAACCTCTGAAGAGATTGCCCATGGACACGCACATGGAAAGGGCGGTCATCAGCACTAA
- a CDS encoding glutathione S-transferase family protein yields MGLLQNGQWVDKWYPTEETGGKFTRSESSFRDWITQDGKPLDENSTGFKAESNRYHLYVSLACPWAHRTLIYLQLKGLQEIIGVTVVEPHMLTNGWEFSGSKQSPIAHHIEGADVDKLNAADFLYQIYQKADASYNGRVTVPVLWDMHTNTIVSNESAEIIRMFNSAFNHLVDNSCDFYPQTLRAEIDELNSWIYDSINNGVYKAGFATTQVAYNEAFEQLFTALDTLEKRLASQRFLTGDEFTEADIRLFTTLIRFDAVYVGHFKTNKQRIADYPHLFGYVKEIYQMDGVSQTVNFEHIKQHYYFSHEMINPTRIVPTGPDIDFNQPHGRTQINAQRVNLLQARF; encoded by the coding sequence ATGGGATTGCTTCAAAACGGTCAGTGGGTCGATAAGTGGTATCCAACTGAGGAAACCGGTGGAAAATTTACACGTTCTGAATCAAGCTTTAGAGATTGGATAACCCAAGATGGTAAACCATTAGATGAAAATTCTACTGGCTTTAAAGCAGAAAGTAATCGTTATCATTTATATGTATCACTCGCCTGCCCTTGGGCTCATCGAACGCTGATATACCTACAGCTTAAAGGTCTACAAGAGATCATTGGTGTAACCGTTGTTGAGCCACATATGTTAACTAATGGCTGGGAGTTTTCTGGTAGCAAACAAAGCCCTATCGCCCATCATATTGAAGGCGCTGATGTTGATAAATTAAACGCTGCTGACTTTCTTTATCAGATCTACCAAAAAGCTGATGCTAGTTATAACGGCCGAGTGACGGTCCCCGTTCTCTGGGATATGCATACAAATACAATCGTCAGCAATGAATCAGCTGAAATCATACGCATGTTCAATAGCGCATTTAATCATTTAGTTGATAACAGTTGTGATTTTTATCCTCAAACCCTGCGTGCAGAAATCGATGAGCTTAATAGCTGGATCTATGACAGTATTAATAATGGCGTTTACAAGGCGGGCTTTGCCACAACTCAAGTCGCATACAATGAGGCATTTGAACAGCTTTTCACAGCTTTAGACACGTTAGAAAAAAGACTCGCGAGCCAACGTTTTCTGACTGGAGATGAATTTACAGAAGCTGATATTCGCTTGTTTACCACGTTAATTCGATTCGATGCCGTTTATGTTGGACATTTTAAAACCAATAAACAACGCATAGCCGATTACCCTCACCTCTTTGGTTATGTAAAAGAAATTTATCAAATGGATGGAGTGTCACAAACGGTAAACTTTGAGCACATTAAGCAGCATTACTATTTTAGCCATGAGATGATAAACCCTACTAGGATAGTCCCTACAGGACCGGACATTGATTTCAATCAGCCCCATGGTCGAACGCAAATTAATGCGCAAAGAGTTAACTTACTCCAAGCTCGGTTTTGA
- a CDS encoding chemotaxis protein CheV yields MTQMLASVDQRTKLVGENRLELLLFRISVTQLFAINVFKVKEVVRVPSLSAMPGSHPSIIGVANLRGLAIPVIDLRKAIGFRPSAVYEQSNLIITEYNRSVQGFLVDKVEHIVNLTWSDILPPPKTVGRNNYLTAITRIDYQDKQELVSIIDVEKVLAEIIQYDIKLSDGVLDEQLLPLMQGKKVLIADDSATARRQVRETLEQLGLEVIEVSDGLMALNQLQQWCDSGINVSEHIIMLITDAEMPEMDGYKLTHEIRKDKRMSDLYITLNTSLSGSFNNAMVEKVGCDRFISKFQPDLLVEVVQDKLRQSEALLTQ; encoded by the coding sequence ATGACGCAAATGCTTGCAAGTGTAGATCAACGTACGAAACTCGTCGGTGAGAATCGGCTGGAGCTGTTGTTGTTTAGGATCAGCGTGACTCAGTTATTTGCGATTAATGTATTTAAAGTTAAAGAAGTGGTTAGAGTGCCATCATTGAGTGCCATGCCTGGTAGTCACCCAAGTATTATCGGTGTTGCTAATCTTCGTGGTCTAGCTATTCCAGTCATTGATCTTCGTAAAGCAATTGGTTTCAGGCCTTCAGCTGTGTATGAGCAGAGCAATCTTATCATTACTGAATATAACCGTTCTGTTCAGGGATTTTTAGTCGATAAAGTTGAGCACATCGTCAATTTAACCTGGAGTGATATTTTGCCACCGCCTAAAACAGTTGGCCGTAACAATTATCTCACTGCGATAACCCGAATTGATTACCAAGATAAGCAGGAGCTGGTTTCTATCATTGATGTCGAAAAGGTTTTGGCTGAAATTATTCAATACGATATTAAGCTATCAGATGGAGTGTTAGACGAACAGCTGCTGCCATTAATGCAAGGTAAAAAGGTGCTTATCGCAGATGACTCCGCCACTGCTAGGCGTCAAGTGAGGGAGACTCTTGAACAACTCGGGCTCGAAGTTATTGAAGTTTCTGATGGTTTAATGGCACTTAATCAATTACAACAATGGTGCGATAGCGGTATAAACGTCTCCGAGCATATTATTATGTTGATCACAGATGCTGAGATGCCTGAGATGGACGGCTACAAGCTGACTCATGAGATCCGTAAGGATAAACGCATGAGTGATCTTTACATCACGTTAAACACTTCTTTAAGTGGTAGTTTTAACAATGCAATGGTTGAGAAAGTAGGTTGTGATCGTTTTATTTCGAAGTTCCAGCCAGATCTACTGGTTGAGGTTGTGCAAGATAAATTGCGCCAGTCAGAGGCTTTGCTGACGCAATAA
- a CDS encoding lytic murein transglycosylase: MFKLIPLAATLIFSSSTVLASVASPDWATCVANLQQTAKAQGLSQSTIDNTLANVKFVPRVIELDSQQPEFSSSFENYFTKRVTDWRVQQGRKLYKEHKELLQRLAKEYGVPPQYLLAFWGLETNFGSYKGKMSVLNSLATLACDPRRSRYFTTELMQALKLKEQYGFDEKQMVGSWAGAMGHTQFMPSAYAKYAVDGDGDGKADLWNSTEDALSSAAHFLQNLGWKRDERWGREVSLPNDFSYAYLGRAEAQPLTKWAELGLTQTNGNPLSTPDMQASLYLPSGHTGPAFLGYDNFDVIMKWNRSTFYAIAVGHLADRINGAVGLNVKPPKMPNLSRARVKALQSQLNALGFDVGKPDGILGSKSLKGLQAFQKGNGLVADGYPNEATFKALGVE, encoded by the coding sequence TTGTTTAAATTAATCCCCCTAGCAGCAACGCTTATTTTTAGTAGTTCTACCGTATTGGCTTCTGTCGCTTCCCCTGATTGGGCTACATGTGTTGCTAACCTTCAGCAAACAGCTAAAGCTCAGGGGTTATCGCAAAGTACTATCGATAACACTTTGGCAAATGTTAAATTTGTCCCAAGAGTTATTGAGCTTGATAGCCAGCAACCGGAATTTAGCTCATCGTTTGAAAATTACTTTACTAAGCGAGTGACCGACTGGCGTGTTCAGCAAGGACGAAAGCTATACAAAGAGCACAAGGAGCTACTGCAACGTTTGGCAAAGGAGTACGGTGTTCCACCGCAGTATTTGTTAGCCTTCTGGGGACTAGAAACTAACTTTGGTTCTTACAAAGGTAAAATGTCTGTGCTCAACTCGTTAGCGACCTTGGCGTGTGATCCTCGTCGTAGCCGATATTTCACTACCGAACTGATGCAAGCATTAAAGTTAAAAGAGCAATACGGTTTCGATGAAAAGCAGATGGTGGGTTCTTGGGCGGGTGCGATGGGTCATACTCAGTTTATGCCATCTGCTTATGCGAAGTATGCTGTCGACGGTGATGGTGATGGCAAAGCGGATCTATGGAACAGCACCGAGGATGCACTTTCATCAGCGGCCCATTTCTTACAAAATTTAGGTTGGAAACGCGACGAGCGTTGGGGGAGAGAGGTGAGTCTGCCAAATGACTTTTCCTATGCTTATCTTGGCCGAGCGGAAGCGCAACCCTTAACTAAATGGGCGGAGCTTGGTTTAACGCAAACCAATGGCAACCCTTTAAGTACACCAGACATGCAAGCTTCTCTTTATTTGCCTTCAGGCCATACGGGTCCCGCTTTTTTAGGCTATGACAATTTTGATGTCATTATGAAGTGGAATCGCTCTACGTTTTACGCAATAGCTGTTGGGCATCTAGCTGATAGAATTAATGGTGCTGTAGGGCTTAATGTTAAGCCACCCAAAATGCCAAATTTGAGTCGTGCAAGGGTAAAGGCACTGCAAAGCCAGCTTAATGCGCTGGGTTTCGATGTTGGCAAACCAGATGGTATCTTGGGATCAAAATCGTTAAAAGGGCTGCAAGCATTCCAAAAAGGTAATGGTTTGGTGGCTGATGGTTATCCAAACGAAGCTACCTTTAAAGCACTCGGTGTCGAATAA
- a CDS encoding DUF2750 domain-containing protein: MTEMTPALESFINNVKQHQVVWGLQDETGEGWVVCDSSEFEATDVMPLWSEEAQAKSHCTDEWQAYSAVAITLEEFLEYWVGDLNDDGVLVGLDWVAEQECLEVDPIVLATSLVNVEEE; encoded by the coding sequence ATGACTGAGATGACTCCAGCTTTAGAAAGCTTTATCAACAATGTAAAGCAACACCAAGTGGTTTGGGGCCTGCAAGATGAAACAGGTGAAGGTTGGGTTGTATGTGACTCATCTGAATTTGAAGCGACAGATGTGATGCCTTTATGGTCTGAAGAAGCACAAGCTAAAAGCCATTGCACTGATGAGTGGCAAGCATACAGCGCCGTGGCGATTACTCTTGAAGAGTTTTTAGAGTATTGGGTTGGTGATTTAAACGATGATGGCGTGCTCGTTGGGTTAGATTGGGTCGCAGAACAAGAGTGTCTTGAAGTTGATCCTATCGTACTGGCAACCTCACTGGTTAATGTTGAAGAAGAGTAA
- a CDS encoding alpha/beta hydrolase, whose protein sequence is MLDKPLERIVVEPPVTATSCVIWLHGLGDSGAGFAPVVPALGLPSDHSVRFVFPHAPEQAVTINSGYIMRAWYDIKSMDLHDRADMSGVLESENLINALVDEQIALGINPERIVLAGFSQGGVMSLFCGLRLKQKLAGIMALSCYLPTGDRMPADLSIENCSTPILQQHGTQDEVVPLNAGIMAFELLKNEGYATEWQTYDMGHNVLPEQLRDISKWLQKVLN, encoded by the coding sequence ATGCTAGATAAGCCGTTAGAGAGAATTGTTGTTGAGCCGCCAGTTACAGCTACATCTTGTGTTATTTGGTTACATGGTTTGGGGGATTCAGGAGCTGGCTTTGCACCAGTAGTGCCAGCGTTAGGGTTACCTAGTGATCACAGTGTTCGTTTTGTCTTTCCTCATGCGCCAGAACAAGCGGTTACTATCAATAGTGGCTACATTATGCGTGCCTGGTATGACATAAAGAGTATGGACTTGCATGACCGCGCGGATATGAGTGGAGTGCTTGAAAGCGAAAACTTAATTAATGCGCTCGTGGATGAACAAATAGCCCTTGGAATTAACCCAGAACGGATAGTGCTTGCAGGTTTTAGCCAGGGGGGAGTAATGAGTCTATTTTGCGGGTTAAGGCTTAAGCAAAAACTCGCCGGGATCATGGCTTTATCTTGTTATTTACCCACTGGCGACCGAATGCCTGCAGATCTGTCTATTGAGAATTGCTCAACGCCAATATTGCAGCAACACGGTACCCAAGATGAAGTGGTGCCGCTAAATGCAGGTATAATGGCATTCGAACTGCTGAAAAACGAAGGTTATGCCACTGAATGGCAGACTTATGATATGGGCCATAATGTGTTACCTGAACAGTTACGAGATATCTCTAAATGGTTGCAAAAGGTACTTAATTAA
- a CDS encoding DUF3389 family protein, producing MIIEFSNGKIVLTAFEVQVRLNSQCHLYAMVEDIKFHQDALMMIADAGAVRWNLKLDNEQQLLQIKTELGVS from the coding sequence ATGATCATTGAGTTTAGTAATGGAAAAATAGTGCTCACAGCATTTGAAGTGCAAGTCAGACTAAATAGTCAATGTCACTTATATGCCATGGTGGAAGACATTAAATTCCACCAAGATGCATTAATGATGATTGCTGACGCAGGCGCGGTGCGTTGGAATCTTAAGCTCGACAATGAGCAACAGTTACTGCAGATCAAAACCGAGCTTGGAGTAAGTTAA
- a CDS encoding WYL domain-containing protein produces MDNLSHAQRQRLAFIDFSLQYFGQVSRQDLINKFATGLAAATRDFQSYKTLAPTNMRLVHQTKCYHRLPEFKALFSHEPEAILHGLAKGFGDGLSHPVKPSAVCIDAIQLIHPNTDIIAALMRAIQAKQALAIEYVSVSSGNKPREIVPHALVNNGQRWHVRAFDRANQLFTDFVVTRIKSAVLSDASVKYLENCENDKYWQQEIELELIPHPSLAHPEAIELDYQMENQRLMLTCRASLAGYLLRQWSVDCSAKHKITSGVCQLALANHQVLSQIEHLAIVPGAQS; encoded by the coding sequence ATGGACAACCTCTCCCACGCTCAAAGGCAGCGTCTCGCTTTTATCGATTTTAGTTTGCAGTACTTTGGTCAAGTTTCTCGTCAAGATCTGATCAATAAATTCGCAACAGGCCTAGCAGCGGCCACTCGAGACTTTCAGAGTTACAAAACACTAGCACCGACAAACATGCGTTTGGTACACCAGACTAAGTGCTATCATCGCCTGCCAGAGTTTAAAGCGCTATTTTCCCATGAGCCTGAAGCGATATTACATGGTCTAGCCAAAGGTTTCGGTGATGGCTTATCACACCCGGTCAAGCCAAGTGCAGTATGTATTGATGCGATACAGCTTATTCACCCAAACACAGACATCATTGCGGCATTAATGCGGGCTATTCAAGCCAAACAAGCATTAGCAATAGAGTACGTGTCGGTGTCATCAGGTAATAAACCCAGAGAGATAGTCCCTCATGCCTTGGTAAATAATGGCCAGCGTTGGCATGTACGAGCTTTTGATAGAGCAAACCAACTGTTTACGGACTTTGTCGTGACACGTATTAAAAGTGCAGTGCTTTCAGATGCAAGTGTTAAGTACCTAGAGAATTGTGAGAATGATAAATACTGGCAGCAAGAAATTGAACTTGAACTGATTCCTCATCCTTCATTGGCTCATCCAGAAGCGATAGAACTTGATTATCAAATGGAAAACCAACGCTTAATGTTGACATGCCGAGCATCGTTAGCGGGATATTTACTGCGCCAATGGAGTGTAGATTGCTCTGCGAAACATAAGATCACATCTGGTGTATGCCAACTTGCTTTGGCCAATCATCAGGTATTGAGCCAAATTGAACATTTAGCCATTGTGCCGGGAGCACAATCCTAA